The Helicobacter pylori genome contains a region encoding:
- a CDS encoding phosphoribosyltransferase, with protein MNTDFSHITDIEGMRFINEEDALNKLINEIHTRHIDLKDSIMLALSFNALYLANALAQKFGATYDILFLEPILAPLNSKCEIALVSESMDIVMNESLINSFDITLDYVYGEAKRAYEEDILSHIYQYRKGNAIKSLKDKNIFIVDRGIETGFRAGLGVQTCLKKECQDIYILTPILAQNVAQGLESLCDGVISVYRPECFVSVEHHYKELKRLSNEEIEKYLGANNAPNLKKEH; from the coding sequence TTGAATACTGACTTTAGCCATATCACCGATATAGAGGGCATGCGTTTTATTAATGAAGAAGACGCTTTGAACAAATTGATTAATGAAATCCACACACGCCACATTGATTTAAAAGATTCCATCATGCTCGCTTTGAGTTTTAACGCTCTGTATTTAGCTAACGCTTTAGCGCAAAAATTTGGAGCGACTTATGATATACTTTTTTTAGAACCTATCCTAGCCCCTTTAAACTCAAAATGCGAGATCGCTTTGGTGAGTGAGAGCATGGATATAGTGATGAATGAAAGTTTGATCAATTCCTTTGACATCACTTTAGACTATGTTTATGGGGAAGCCAAGCGAGCTTATGAAGAAGACATTTTGTCCCACATTTATCAGTATCGCAAAGGCAATGCGATCAAAAGCTTAAAAGATAAAAATATTTTTATCGTAGATAGGGGGATTGAAACCGGGTTTAGAGCAGGGTTAGGCGTGCAAACTTGCTTGAAAAAAGAATGCCAAGACATTTATATTTTAACCCCCATTCTCGCGCAAAATGTCGCTCAAGGCTTAGAAAGTTTGTGCGATGGGGTGATTAGCGTGTACCGCCCTGAATGTTTTGTCTCTGTGGAGCATCATTATAAAGAACTCAAGCGATTAAGCAATGAAGAAATTGAAAAATACTTGGGTGCTAACAACGCGCCTAATTTAAAAAAGGAACATTAA